One stretch of SAR324 cluster bacterium DNA includes these proteins:
- a CDS encoding single-stranded DNA-binding protein: MLNKVMLIGRLGRDPEIRYTQSGNAVASFSIATSEYWRDKQGQRQEKTEWHDIVAWDRLADQAQSYLKKGSMVYIEGKLQTRSWDDQQGQKKYRTEIVANQVRFLDSREGTERSGGSVDDGPAVYGNEYPSGGSSDNRRNPSSKTSNNDFNQGNNAPYVEDDVPF; encoded by the coding sequence ATGCTCAATAAAGTTATGCTGATCGGCAGGCTGGGTCGTGACCCAGAGATCCGATATACTCAATCTGGCAACGCTGTAGCCTCATTTTCTATCGCGACTTCTGAATACTGGAGAGACAAACAGGGGCAACGACAGGAAAAAACCGAATGGCACGATATCGTGGCCTGGGATCGCCTGGCTGATCAAGCACAATCTTATCTGAAAAAAGGTTCGATGGTGTATATTGAGGGCAAATTGCAGACGCGCAGTTGGGATGATCAGCAAGGGCAAAAAAAATATCGAACAGAGATTGTTGCAAATCAAGTGCGCTTCTTAGATTCTCGAGAAGGGACAGAACGGAGTGGAGGAAGCGTTGACGATGGGCCAGCTGTTTACGGTAATGAATATCCCAGTGGAGGATCTTCGGACAACCGTCGCAATCCATCATCCAAAACCTCAAATAATGACTTCAATCAAGGAAACAACGCTCCTTATGTTGAAGACGACGTACCGTTCTGA
- the ruvA gene encoding Holliday junction branch migration protein RuvA: MIAYLSGDVSLVEEQRLVLQTSGGVGYLVQVPQGLGNRHSIGEVLSLHIHTSVREDEISLYGFETTAERQLFERLLKASGVGPKLALTIVSVLEPRNLVQAILREDVNTLSQVPGIGKKTAARLCLELKDSFSKSPIQGLESALITGKATTSVIPSGETASLQSALKNMGFAEKEVLTVLASLPPEAEGFEIKLRLALGLLSKR, from the coding sequence ATGATCGCTTATCTAAGTGGGGATGTTTCGCTAGTAGAAGAACAGCGCTTAGTCTTACAAACTAGTGGTGGAGTGGGATACCTCGTGCAGGTACCTCAAGGGCTTGGTAATAGACACTCTATCGGTGAAGTACTCAGCTTACACATTCACACCAGTGTGCGCGAGGATGAAATCAGCCTATATGGATTCGAGACCACAGCCGAAAGACAATTGTTCGAACGTCTCCTCAAAGCTTCTGGAGTCGGCCCAAAACTGGCGCTGACCATTGTTTCTGTACTTGAACCACGAAATCTTGTTCAAGCCATCCTGCGTGAAGACGTCAACACCCTCAGTCAAGTCCCAGGCATCGGCAAAAAAACTGCAGCTCGGCTTTGCCTGGAGTTGAAAGATAGCTTCAGCAAATCTCCCATCCAAGGACTGGAATCTGCCTTGATCACTGGCAAGGCAACAACATCTGTCATACCATCGGGTGAAACAGCCTCTCTACAATCTGCCCTAAAAAACATGGGTTTTGCAGAAAAAGAGGTTCTGACCGTGCTAGCAAGCCTTCCTCCAGAAGCAGAAGGCTTTGAAATCAAGCTCAGACTAGCTTTGGGATTGCTGTCAAAACGCTAA